CCTAGACCAAATGTAGTTCTCATAGTGATAATCTGATTAACTCAAAAGGGTCTCTATGATGTACAAATAAATATCTATGGATGATTTCATATTTAGTAATGATCTGAAAGTCAAGAGATTGTCCACTTGGTTCTCCTCTAACAAAATGAAGGGGAaacatgactttttctttttaattaaaaaaagaaaaagaaaaaggccttttcccaatacaaaaagaaaaaaattaacttattaGACTGTAGTCCAGCAACCTTACCACAATGAGtccattataattttattttaattttttgtgagacagggtgtCAGTCTGGTATTAGacatgtagaccaggccggcctcaaaaCTCAGAGCACCAaatgcctctacctcctgagtactgaggttAACAGGATGCACTACCACACCCTGCTACGATGGCtccattttagaaaaattatatttctttgtgtgtgtgtgtgtgtgtatgacagggGACGTTGGCACATGCCATATTACACAGCAcacatctggaggtcagaggaaaactttgtaatgtggatcccagggattcgATTCAGGTCATCAGATgtcacttttacctgctgagtgaTCTCTTCTGGCCCCTCACTAACTTCATGGGTGTTTTACTGTAGCTGGTCTCCACATTTTATAATTACCAACAATTAAAAgccaaaaatgtttttaaaagaactgaAATGATATTGCCACAAAATGAGTAAAAGAGGATAGATCGATGGATGCTGCTTACCTTTTTTGATATCACCCCAGCCCCCGCACTCCGCTTCAGATCTCTGACTATGCTGCATTCTATGACAATAAACTCTTCGAGCTGCTTAGGATGGCATAAACTATTGAAAGGATGACTCCAGAAAGTGTTTCCATCAATATCTGCAACTAAAATAAGGAGAACACTCAGAATAAGATAACTGACAAATTTCCAAGTCATCTAATGTGTTAACATTAGATTTAGATAACAAGCAGGAAGTAACTGGACAAGAACTAAAGTCACTCTAAGTCATCACTGATCTCCACACATGAGCTCCAAACCTCCCATGGCACAAGGGAAATGCCAGGTGTCAAAAAAATTTACATCTTATTTTGTCCCTATAATCTGAATGCCCTGTGACACTCAATCTGTTTTATGGTGATTTCATTTGCTGGAATTTTATGGCAGAAAGTTATTAGTCACTCTGGGTTGTAAGACACAGAGCCTACTTTTGTCTAACAGATAAGAATGCCCTtttcaaagatagttgttatatctaggttgggtagtgggctacacctctgactgaacaataccaaacttataaagcctatgattaacatttttttaaaaaatgtataaatgcaaaaaggaaaaggggcatgggataggggttttctaaggggggggggtgaggaaaggggaaaggggatggcatctgaagtgtaaataaaaaaaaaaaaaagaatgcccttTTCAGCATTCTGCAGATAGTTATTATTACTGCAAATAGACCTTAGCTGATGATATAATCAATGAGTTTctgaaaaatagcaaaataacagaaaattgataagaaacaagaaaaagatgaaggaaaacaATGCCAAAACTATCACTACGCAGGCTTCCTTTCtgaaaaaatttatataaagataTCCTAAAAATGACCCATAATAATGATAAAAGGTTAAAATTCTAATTTAAACTACGTATCCCAATGAGTCACAGCTCAAATGTCCCCGAATTTAAAATAGctgtttaaaaactaaaacttgcAGGCTAGACATATAGTTTAACAACAGAATCCCTGCCTAACAGGTACAGGGCTCTGGGTTCAATGcttgtgcacaggcacacaaacatttGGCAAAAGACGTAGTGACAAAAATTGAATGAAGttgaaatttttcataaaaatgaaaggaacaaAAGTATGAAATATCTAAAAGTTCACAAAATTGTTTCTTTAAACGAGAAAGAATATGCTTTataattctaatatttttaaagtactaaaCTTTACCTATTAGTCTTCCAAAATATTATTATCAAGAATGACATTTGCAACTGGACGTGCAGCTTATTTAGAAAATGCATGCCTAGTAACCACCAGGCCTTGGGCTCAATTTCCAGTACTATGTAACTGGGTATCATGGCGTACCTGTGATCCCAGTTCTGGGGAGATAGAGGGAAGACAGTCAGGAACTGAAGATCATCCTTGAATATATAGatagttcaagggcagcctaggctacatgataccctgtctccattaaaaaaaaaaaaaaaaaaaaaaaaaagagggtggaCACTAAACAACATAAATGCCTAGAGTGATTACTGTTTATCATAAAGCCAAAATTGTCAAAATTTTGTTCCAAAGCTAAATTTAGTTCCAAACCTTACCTTGTAGGGTGTTTGGGTCTATGAGATGGATGGCACTAGTTACTCGAATACAAATACATATCTGGCTCATATTTCCAAGGCTCTGTGCGAGTTTTGGTGATAAACAGACAACATTATCCTAAGCAAAAAGAAATAACATCTAAAATTAAGGATAATTCTAAATTAGCAACCTCTGATAAACACTCATTAATAAACCTGATAAAACCATTCTTGCGCAAccaaactgtctgtctgtctgtctgtctgtctgaatgtaTGTAGAATTACCAAGCCTCATGATTCAGCCTACAGGATGCTACTACCATGCTTAGCTCCACAACATTATATTTCATTCTTGGGCCAACAAATGACCTGTAGATTAAGAACTTTATGGTTTCTCTACACACTTTCACATTCTTAAGATGGGCCTATTTGTCTTACCTGAAATGTTTTTAAGAATCTGTTTTATAATCAGCCTTCCACATCCATGTGTTTGTTAAATTCATTTCAATTTAATTGTACCATGAATACTTGTCATTCTGTATGTTAATATAGTATGTATTCTAATCAACGTTCCTTGTGACTGACTTTTCTTTTGATCCTCACAAAACCAAATTTCAATGAAAAACATGTTTCTCTTAAAATAGCTAAATGAGTGTGTAATTAAAGATCAAAGATTTAATGACTGAAAAAGTCACATCTACATGtagaattttcaataaaaaatacttCATAGTCCAACAAGGTTACTTGTATGTTTCTTAACTCTATTAAAAGATACAAGTAGCTGAGCATAATGGTATACACCTCTAATCccatacttgggaggcaaagccaGAGAATCTCTGAGTTGCAATCCATCAAATATTTAAGAATGAGACcttaacaacagaaaataaatttaaagaaaaaatgatctTCGTCATAAAGCTGTATTTGTGCACATTCAAGGCTTTTCCACTGAGGTGGACTATATATGAACACCTACTCCAACTTTTGGTTTTAAACCCAGAGctccccaaaaaaaaaaaaatatatatatatatatatatataaaatcagctTTCCATATCCATGTGTTCCATACCCACTAATTCACCCAACTGTGgatcaattttgtttttattaagcaCTGCATCTGTACTAAACAGGTAAAGTCCTTTTGTTTCCCTTAAAAATACAGATTAACTAATAACCATTTACATAGCATATATAACATATGCTATGCTATATATTAGGTTTAAGTATTCTATAAGTAACATATACTGCACAATTTTATGAGGAATTTGTACATCCCTGGAGTTTAGCATCTACAGGGACTCTTAATTACCTACACATGCCACAATACTATATCTCCTTTCATTGTACTTAATAATATACAGGCCTAAATATGCTGTCATACCTAAATTTATTATCCAGGCTTCTACTGTTTTTAAATGAGGACTGGCAAAAAGTGGAACTCAGATAACTACTTTTGGCTAGAACAGCTAGgtcatttgttttaatattatcaTCCACATCCATGCATACATCACGTACATATACAAAACTCTTACCCACACAGattccaaagtgtgtgtgtgtgtgtgtgtgtgtgtgtgtgtgtgtgtgtgtgtgtgtgttggcagacACCATGTAAGAAGTGCTACAGTAGGCAAGCGAGCTCCCTGGAAACACTTGCTAGGCTATAACGGTGCACTCTGGAAAGGTATGGCCctagagacttcatcccaggactGCTTCTTGCTACTGATATGATTCTCATGTTTGTTATTGCCACACTCCTCATTTATTTGGCTTGGTGTGAATGGACACTGGGAGATTCTCACTGCCTGTAGCCTGGTGTGATTACTTCCTGGGAAATAGCCCACTCTGTTGGACAAGTACCCTGCAGAACAACATGAGGATCAAAATTCTTGAGATAAtactgtttagatgaattaatgattatatagaattcctgatttaaGTAATTTTAGGAAGTTAAGCTTAATATAAATAATCTTGGCAAGTTAGGATAGTTGATAGAAAGTTTATAAAGTCAGAATCAACAACAAAATGTGCTCCTTCCTCACAGAACGGCAAGAGCTGcatgagttagagaaaggagtACAGTGAGCCTTCATGCACTACAAGCACATAATTGTAGTAGCAAGAAAAAGAGGCTTGGGACAAGTTAATATCAAAGAAAGCATTGACCCTAGGTTGAGTCTGAGTTCCTTGGTCTTGTGATCTATGGATGTGGTTTTAGGAGTACACCATGAAACAGAAAGGttatgaataaagaataaacaattCTATTATGAGtttaagaacagagaacagatgaTTAGCCAGTCTAGCTGATCAAGAATGTCAAAAATAGGTGACCTGTTCGTTAGCATAGATAGAAACTTTGGCCTGCTtaaactttgttaatctataacaaaaGAATTATTGCTTTTGGAATTACAATGAGCTTGTAGAATGATAGATAGAATTGTTTAGATATAAGTTTCCAAAAAATACATACTCAACAATCCTGTTGTAATTTCCTCTCGTGTGACAATTTTAAAtctgattttctgatttttaagaaCGTTTTTGTAGTGattgtctttaaaaatgtgtaactTGTGGCTATAAGGTAATTTTCTTACATAAAGAAATTTTGTGTTAAGGGGTATGAAAGGGTtaagagaaaaactaaaacaatggAGCCTGCCATTCAAACACTCTGTATGTGtaaaatttcccttttctttttctctaaatgCTGGCTGCCATAGGCAGCAGCCCCTTCCTCCCCTGGTCAGTTGCTATCAGGACCAACCTGTCAGCTGCTTTCAGTACTGACCCTAGTCACCAATGCCACAACTCACTGTCAGACTCAGTTTACCTGTGGTGTCAAAGCTGGCCTTTGAaagtctctctcagtctctctctctcttttctctctctctctctctctctctctctctctgtgtgtgtgtgtgtgtgtgtgtgtgtgtgtgtgtgtaaatgaatgTTCATGCACGTGTGCATATTGGTCAGAGGAGAACATTacagagttgcttctctcctcctcttacatgggttccaggagtCCAACTGAAGTTGTCAGGTTAGCGTGCCAAGTACTTGATGAAGGCTGACCCATCTCACCAACCCAATCTTCTCATCATAATACACCAAAATAAAGCGCATTCCAATTCATAGTTATAAACGCATATTTTGAATCTTTTTAGCAAAGTTACTTTGAGAATGTCAGAAATCATTCAAAGAAGTTATTCTTAATGTTTAGCCAGCCAATAGAAAACCAAGAGCAATAAATTACTTATTCTCTTATAAATAAGGAttaattacatgaaaaaaaaaagtaccttgCATATTGGAACAATTTCCACAGAAAAAGTACTCTTGTAATTGTATGTGTTACTATGAATATCCTGGGAGATCAATCTTTGTGATGCTTTGTacctattaagaaaaaaattttatcaATAAAAAGGGACAGGTCTGGACTTATATAAACTTGGTTTTAGCCAATCAAAGTTCAATGCCTTCAAACAGCTTCCTAGTGGTGcggttagctttaattgtcaacttgatataaccTAGATATCATTGATATCAAGGTTATATCATTATATCAAGGTTATAACCTTGATATAACCTTGATATCACCTGAGAAGGACCTTCTACAGTCCAGAAAAGGATTGTATGAACATATCTGTAGAAAAACATCTTAAGTAAATTGATGGGAGAAGACCCAGCCCCAAACTGTTTAAAGTAGAGAAATCTAGCTGAGCATAAACAAGCAGGCAGGTGAGCGGGCATGTAAACATTAATTAATCTCTGCCCTTGGATATGATGTGACTCGCTGATTTGATTACTCCATGATGGTAGACTGTAACAACTGTAAGCCTAACAAAACAAACCCTTACCTCCTCTAAGCAGCTTTCTGTCAGgctgtttttaatcacagcaacagtcATGAAACTAGTACACAGGCCAAAGCTGAATTTTATCCATATTGGAAACCTTCTTCAAAATGATTATACTCTAAGCCACACTAATGCACCTCCTGGGTCTTTGTTCCTGATAATCTTATCTTTCAATATATAAACTCTTTTAACATAAACTCAACTTACAAATATTTCTCCCATTTTGAGGCCTAGCTCTTCTACTCATCTCTATGGTTCAGCAGTACAGTGCCTATTACTATGGAGTTAGGTTGAGCTACCAAAAGATTCAGCAGCACTCTTTGGCTGATATAAAATGGATAACTCAATGCTTCATGATTGTTTAACTATGCAtactaaaattttaattgtaaCAATGTCTATTATCTAAGCCTGAAGAACAGATATGACCTTTACATCTCCTGTTCCCATATCCTTGGACTTACAAATTTAGGTTCACAACATACCTACAGGGAACTGTACCCTGAAGAAACTCCACCATCTTCTGAGCATGTTGTTTTGAAGAATAATAAAAATCCAGACcatctaaaacaaataataaaaagttatgCAAAACAAGGTTTTTCTCCATATGACCACATCACAAAAAATAGTTTAGGAATATCATAACCAAAATAGTTTAGGAATATCAATTAAGACTTGTTTGGCAAAAAGGCAGACAAAACcagataaaataaatgttaacaaataaaaacaagattcaTACTAATTCACAAGAACAAAATTCAAGgccaagagagaaaaggaaaagaatagtttatgtaataaataatctgtcaagaaaatgacaaatattcACCTAGTTgatatgtatgaaaaaaaattacatactgAGACTGAACATAGTAGTCACTGGACAGCAGTTGGAGAGCAGTACCTATCCCAGTGCAGTATCATTCAACACTATCAACAAAGGAACAGCCAAATGCAAATCGACCGCTAAGAAGTACTTATGAGATACCTAAATAAGAACTCCATTTATCCATAAAAGGTataacaatacaaagaaaaataaacaaatgcacaGGACACAAAATTAAGACAGCATAAGACTAGCATAAAAGTGTAAATTCATGCAAACTTCAGATTGCAGAAATAGGCTATTACATTTAATCAACAGAACTTAACTATTATTGGCATTTTTTAACAGAGAAAAATAGTTCTGCAATCCccagaaaaaaagatgaatttaGGCACTTCACACCAATTCAAGAGTTAAGACCTATGAGTTAAAATTGTAAAGCACCTGAAAAATAGGATATTTTTGTACCCTTAACTGCctagaagaggtttagaccaaatGAGTCACTTAGAACACTCTTCAACCTGTGTGTACAGTATATTCCTGGTTCCCAACTTTGTCAGCTATCACACATGCTGAGGTAAGCTTTGGTGATATAGCTAACCTTGAGTTATTTCTACTCCCgtaagtaacctcaataaaataaaatggttctTCAAGTTGGACTTTGGAGGTGTATGTAACTTTTGGTCTGTAGTAGAATTCCTATCTGGGGTTAGTAGATGTATGGGGTTGCATCTCCCACACTCTCAGGAAAGCTTTTTATCACTCAGCAGCTAAACCTCATCAAACTTGAAAcacattggggctggagagatgtctaaGCAGTTTTAGagcctcttgcagaggacctgaattcagttcctagaccaacatagcagctcacaaccctttgtgactctaattccaggggtatctaatgtcttcttctggcctttgtgggcactgcacacacaatgtatttacatacatgcaggcaagacattcatacatatagaaaatacatttaaaagaaaacaagaaataaatgtttgcaATATAAAGTAACAACATTTAGAAAAGGAGGAGACAGTCTAGGAGAAAACAACAGCAATCATACAAGCAATACATTTATATGGAGAATATGCCTCATATCATTAGTCCTTAGTGCAGTGGAAAAGCCACAGGAAGATTCCATTACAGACTTCTCTCTACAATGTCTATAAACAAGGATGGTAAGCAACTAAAGTACAGAATCTGGGACCTTTCAACACTTCTGTCAGGAATGTAAAAAGACTACAGCCATTTGAAAATATACTATGGCAGTTTCTCAAACATAATCAACAACATAAATTTTCCATATAACTCAGCACCTCTGCCTTTAAGTATAGCCTCAAAGACAGAGGTCAAAAGATGCCTAAAGATGACAGGTGTTACCTAATTCCACAATGTGACATAtggccaaacaaacaaaattacatacataaataaatgtaatgaaaaattATTCAAGAGAACTATCTGAAAGAGATCAATGtcttaaagagaaatgaaatgacTTATGCCTGGGAGATGCCTAACAAAATGGCTTAATGGGTTCTTCAAAAGCACAGTtaataaaacactgaagaaaaaaaggcaaactTTGTAACTTTCTCCAGTTAACTGATAACAAAACTGGACAGATTACATAAACACATTTATTATACATGTCAGCATATGTCAATTAGAAACCTCAACAACTGCTCACACACAAAGTCCCAGGACTAAGAATGAAGCAGGAGCACTGAGAGTGCAGGATAGCCTTGGGCTGCAGAAACCCTGTTTTTCAACACATATAGGTCTACATGTTTTTATGTACTTTGAGAGGGTATGGAGTGCAGTGCTAGTGAgcctttgttttgctgtttttctgAGAGAAAGAGCATCAAGTTGGAGGGCAGTATCTGGGAAGAGTTGAGAGAcagaatatgaataaaatatattgcacaaaaattattttaaaaatttaaaaaataagagaaaaggaaaagaaaaggaaacttcaacaaatactatatatttgtagctggaaggtaaCCAACATCctaaaaacacatagaaaactAGGCAAAATAGATGACAACAGATGACTcacattagaaacaaaaagattaa
This DNA window, taken from Arvicanthis niloticus isolate mArvNil1 unplaced genomic scaffold, mArvNil1.pat.X pat_scaffold_1693_arrow_ctg1, whole genome shotgun sequence, encodes the following:
- the LOC117701661 gene encoding 60S ribosomal export protein NMD3-like, with product MNGAILQQVFVVDYVVQSQMCGDCHRVEAKDFWKAVIQVRQKTLHKKTFYYLEQLILKYGMHQNTLRIKEIHDGLDFYYSSKQHAQKMVEFLQGTVPCRYKASQRLISQDIHSNTYNYKSTFSVEIVPICKDNVVCLSPKLAQSLGNMSQICICIRVTSAIHLIDPNTLQVADIDGNTFWSHPFNSLCHPKQLEEFIVIECSIVRDLKRSAGAGVISKKVSSIHRSILFYSFCGNIISVLLKTFLAFNCW